The Peribacillus sp. FSL P2-0133 genome has a segment encoding these proteins:
- the hisC gene encoding histidinol-phosphate transaminase encodes MKWNEAVLSLKSYQPGKSTDEVKKLYGLEKITKLASNENPFGCSEKVKESVRNSTHSFAIYPDGYATMLREAVAKHTGVKETQLIFGNGSDENIQIISRSLLGAGKNTVMATGTFSQYRHNATLEGAEIREVPHIDGAHDLEGMLKVIDEKTAVVWLCTPNNPTGKYISEQDLVSFIEKVPEDVLIVLDEAYCEYATAEDYPRTNQWINKYKNLIILRTFSKIYGLASFRVGYGLADEDIIQKLDPSREPFNVNTFAQNIAIVALEDQAFIEKCKEENQKGLKRYYEFCNKENLAYYPSQGNFIFIHFKQDADVVFQYLLERGYIARSGKSFGFPNSLRVTIGSTEENEGMINAIKTFLNEVEAPSDSLL; translated from the coding sequence ATGAAATGGAATGAAGCGGTCCTTTCCTTGAAGTCTTATCAACCGGGAAAATCCACTGATGAAGTGAAAAAATTATACGGGCTGGAAAAAATCACGAAATTAGCTTCAAATGAAAATCCTTTTGGCTGTTCGGAAAAGGTCAAGGAATCCGTTAGGAATTCAACCCATTCGTTTGCCATCTATCCGGATGGATATGCAACGATGCTTAGGGAAGCTGTTGCAAAACATACAGGTGTGAAAGAAACTCAGCTTATTTTTGGAAATGGATCTGATGAGAACATTCAAATCATCTCCAGGAGTCTATTGGGAGCTGGAAAGAATACGGTCATGGCAACAGGCACTTTTTCGCAGTATCGCCATAATGCCACGTTAGAAGGTGCGGAAATCAGGGAAGTTCCTCATATTGACGGTGCTCATGATCTAGAAGGAATGCTTAAAGTAATAGATGAAAAAACGGCGGTAGTCTGGCTTTGTACACCAAATAATCCAACTGGTAAATACATTTCGGAACAGGACTTAGTATCGTTCATCGAAAAAGTGCCGGAAGATGTTCTTATCGTTTTGGATGAAGCTTATTGTGAATATGCAACGGCTGAGGATTACCCGAGAACGAATCAATGGATTAATAAATATAAAAATTTGATCATACTCCGGACATTCTCAAAAATTTATGGACTTGCCAGTTTTAGGGTAGGTTACGGTTTGGCGGATGAGGATATTATTCAGAAACTAGATCCATCCCGGGAACCATTCAATGTGAACACATTCGCACAGAATATTGCTATCGTCGCTTTGGAGGATCAAGCCTTCATTGAAAAATGCAAGGAAGAAAATCAAAAAGGGCTCAAGCGGTACTATGAATTTTGCAATAAGGAAAATTTAGCTTATTACCCGTCACAAGGTAATTTCATTTTTATCCATTTTAAACAGGATGCCGATGTGGTGTTTCAATATTTGCTTGAGCGCGGGTACATCGCAAGGTCGGGGAAATCTTTCGGCTTTCCTAACAGCCTGAGGGTAACGATTGGTTCCACTGAAGAAAATGAAGGAATGATTAATGCTATTAAGACTTTTTTGAATGAAGTTGAGGCACCTTCTGATTCGCTGCTTTAA
- the aroH gene encoding chorismate mutase → MIRGIRGATTVERDTEMEVISAAEKLMAEIIQVNEIDPDMVASVFFSATEEIRSVFPAKALRKFEGWTYVPVTCMKEIPVSNSLPFCIRVMIHVNTTKSQKEIHHVYQAGATVLRPDLTKQI, encoded by the coding sequence GTGATAAGAGGAATAAGGGGTGCCACTACAGTAGAGAGAGACACAGAAATGGAAGTGATTTCAGCTGCCGAAAAGTTGATGGCAGAGATCATTCAGGTTAACGAGATTGATCCCGATATGGTAGCTTCTGTATTTTTTTCTGCGACGGAAGAGATTCGTTCTGTCTTCCCTGCCAAAGCCTTGAGGAAATTCGAAGGCTGGACTTATGTACCGGTTACATGCATGAAAGAAATACCGGTGAGCAATTCCTTGCCATTTTGCATCCGGGTCATGATCCACGTAAATACGACGAAATCTCAAAAAGAGATACATCATGTATACCAGGCAGGGGCTACGGTATTACGGCCAGATTTGACAAAGCAGATATAA